AGATCTCGCAGCGCTACGACTTCAAGGGCACCAACGCCTCCATCTCCTGGTCGGGAGAGAAGATCCTGATGCAGGCGAACGGCGAGGAGCGGGTCAACGCGATCCTCGACATCTTCCAGTCCAAGCTGATCAAGCGCGGGATCTCGCTGAAGTCGCTGGACGTCGAGGGTGAGCCGCAGCTGTCCGGCAAGGAGTACAAGCTCTTCGCCTCCGTCCAGGAGGGCATCTCCCAGGAGAACGCCAAGAAGGTCGCGAAGGCCATCCGCGACGAGGGCCCCAAGGGCGTCAAGGCGCAGGTGCAGGGCGACGAGCTGCGGGTCAGCTCGAAGAGCCGGGACGACCTGCAGGCCGTGCAGGCGCTGCTCAAGGGCAAGGACTTCGACTTCGCCCTGCAGTTCGTGAACTACCGGTAGTCCCCGGACTGCCGCGTCCGAAAACCGCCAGCTCCTCCGCCTGCCCGCGCGCAGACTGGCAGGCGAGGAGAGGAGACGTCATGGACGACGTGTACGCATACGTCGACGGGCCGCTCGGCCGGATGCTGCTGGTCGGGCGGGTCGGCGAGGACGGGCGGACCGCGCTCGCCTCGCTGTCGCTGCCCGGTCAGAAGGGGGCCGTCGCCGTCCGTGACGGGTGGCGGCTCGCGCCGGAGGCGTTCACCGAGATCGCGGCGCAGCTCGGCGAGTACTTCGCCGGGCGGCGGGAGCGGTTCGACGTCGCCGTCGCGCACAGCGGGACGGACTTCCAGCGGCGCGTCTGGGAGGCCCTGGAGGAGATTCCGTACGGGACGACCGTCACGTACGGGGACATCGCCCGGAAGGTGGGTTCGTCCGGTGCCGGGGTACGGGCCGTCGGGACCGCGATCGGGCGCAACCCGCTGCTCGTGGTGCGGCCCTGCCACCGGGTGATCGGGGCGGACGGTGCCCTGCGCGGGTACGCGGCCGGCCTGGAGCGCAAGGAGAGCCTCCTCGCGCTGGAGGGCGCTGCGTAGCCGTGGACACCCTGTTCCCCCGCGAGCGGGCCGTCGTCGCGCCCGGTGCCGTGCACGTGCCCGGGTGGCTTCCGGCCGCGCGGCAGCGGGAGTTGGTGGCCGCGTGCCGGGAGTGGGGGCGCGGGCCCGTCCCGTACCGGCACATCGTGCTGCCGGGCGGCGGGGTGATGTCCGTGCAGTCGCTGGGCCTCGGGCGGCGCTGGGTGCCGTATCGGTACGTGGACGACGTCGCCGTCGAACTGCCCGACTGGCTCGCCGCGTTGGGGCGGGAAGCCGTCGCCGAGGCGTACGGGGAGGACGGCGGCTACGCGCCCGACACCGCGTTCGTGAACTACTACGACGCGGGCGCCGGCGCGAAGATGGGCATGCACCAGGACAAGGACGAGCGCTCCGGCGCGCCGGTCGTGTCGCTGAGCCTGGGCGACCGGTGCGTGTTCCGGTTCGGGAACACCGAGACGCGCGGAAAGCCGTACACCGACGTGGAGTTGGCCTCCGGGGATCTGTTCGTGTTCGGCTTGGCCTCGCGGTTCGCGTACCACGGGGTGCCCAAGGTGATGCCCCACACCGCTCCCCCGTCCCTCGGGCTCTCGGGGCGGCTGAACATCACCCTGCGCGAGACCGGGCTCTAGCGTTCGCGGGAGTGGCCGAAGAAGATCCGGTACGCGATCAGCAGCACCAACGAGCCGCCTATCGCGGACAGCCAGGTCGCGCCGTCGTAGAAGTCCGCGGTGATCGGGCGGTCCAGGAAACGGGCGGAGAGCCAGCCGCCGATGAAGGCACCGACGATGCCGATGACGGTCGTGCCGACGATGCCGCCCGGGTCGCGGCCGGGCAGCAGGATCTTGGCGGCGACGCCGGCGAGCAGGCCCAGGACGATCCAGCTGACAATGTTCATGTCCGGTAGGACGCCCGGCCGGACGCCGCGGTTGCCGCGGGCCGTAACCTGCCGCGCATGACACACGAACTGCGGCGCACGCTCGGGGTCTTCGACGCCGTCGTCATCGGGCTCGGCGCGATGGTCGGGGCGGGGATCTTCGTGGCGCTCGGGCCCGCGGCCGGCGCGGCCGGTTCCGCGCTGCTGCCCGCGCTGGGCCTCGCCGGGCTCGTCGCGTACTGCAACGCCATGGCCTCGGCCCGGCTGGCGGCCCTCTACCCGGCCTCGGGCGGCACGTACGTGTACGGGCGCGAACGCCTCGGGCCCTTCTGGGGGTACCTCGCGGGCTGGGCGTTCGTCGTCGGCAAGACGGCCTCGTGCGCGGCGATGGCGCTCACGGTCGGCGCGTACGCCTGGCCGGACCAGGCGCACGCGGTAGCGGTCGCCGCTGTCGTCGCACTGACGGCCCTGAACTGCACCGGCGTACAGAAGTCGGCGCTGGCCGCGCGGGTGATCGTGGCGTTGGTCCTCGCGGTCCTGGCGGCGGTCGTGGTGGTGTCCTTCGGCGCCGGTGAGGCGGGGCGGCTCTCGGTGGGCGCGGACGCCTCGGCCGGCGGGCTGCTCCAGGCGGCCGGGCTGCTGTTCTTCGCCTTCGCCGGGTACGCGCGGATCGCCACGCTCGGCGAGGAGGTGCGGGACCCGGCGCGCACGATCCCCCGGGCGGTGCCGATCGCGCTCGGCATCGCGCTGGCGGTGTACGCGGCGGTCGCCGTGGCCGTCCTGGCGGTCCTGGGCACGGACGGGCTCGCCGCCTCGGGGGCGCCGCTGTCGGACGCGGCACGGGCGGCGGGCGCGGACCGGCTGGTGCCGGTGGTCCGAGTGGGCGCGGCGGTGGCGGCGCTGGGCTCGCTGCTCTCGCTGATCCTCGGTGTCTCCCGTACGACGCTGGCGATGGCCCGCGACGGGCACCTGCCGACCCCGCTGGCGGCCGTGCACCCCCGCTTCCAGGTGCCGCAGCGGGCGGAGCTGGTCGTGGGCGCGGTGGTGGCCGTGGTGGCGGCGACGGCGGACGTGCGGGGCG
This sequence is a window from Streptomyces sp. HUAS YS2. Protein-coding genes within it:
- a CDS encoding alpha-ketoglutarate-dependent dioxygenase AlkB, which codes for MDTLFPRERAVVAPGAVHVPGWLPAARQRELVAACREWGRGPVPYRHIVLPGGGVMSVQSLGLGRRWVPYRYVDDVAVELPDWLAALGREAVAEAYGEDGGYAPDTAFVNYYDAGAGAKMGMHQDKDERSGAPVVSLSLGDRCVFRFGNTETRGKPYTDVELASGDLFVFGLASRFAYHGVPKVMPHTAPPSLGLSGRLNITLRETGL
- a CDS encoding methylated-DNA--[protein]-cysteine S-methyltransferase encodes the protein MDDVYAYVDGPLGRMLLVGRVGEDGRTALASLSLPGQKGAVAVRDGWRLAPEAFTEIAAQLGEYFAGRRERFDVAVAHSGTDFQRRVWEALEEIPYGTTVTYGDIARKVGSSGAGVRAVGTAIGRNPLLVVRPCHRVIGADGALRGYAAGLERKESLLALEGAA
- a CDS encoding GlsB/YeaQ/YmgE family stress response membrane protein; translated protein: MNIVSWIVLGLLAGVAAKILLPGRDPGGIVGTTVIGIVGAFIGGWLSARFLDRPITADFYDGATWLSAIGGSLVLLIAYRIFFGHSRER
- a CDS encoding YajQ family cyclic di-GMP-binding protein — protein: MADSSFDIVSKVERQEVDNALNQAAKEISQRYDFKGTNASISWSGEKILMQANGEERVNAILDIFQSKLIKRGISLKSLDVEGEPQLSGKEYKLFASVQEGISQENAKKVAKAIRDEGPKGVKAQVQGDELRVSSKSRDDLQAVQALLKGKDFDFALQFVNYR
- a CDS encoding APC family permease: MTHELRRTLGVFDAVVIGLGAMVGAGIFVALGPAAGAAGSALLPALGLAGLVAYCNAMASARLAALYPASGGTYVYGRERLGPFWGYLAGWAFVVGKTASCAAMALTVGAYAWPDQAHAVAVAAVVALTALNCTGVQKSALAARVIVALVLAVLAAVVVVSFGAGEAGRLSVGADASAGGLLQAAGLLFFAFAGYARIATLGEEVRDPARTIPRAVPIALGIALAVYAAVAVAVLAVLGTDGLAASGAPLSDAARAAGADRLVPVVRVGAAVAALGSLLSLILGVSRTTLAMARDGHLPTPLAAVHPRFQVPQRAELVVGAVVAVVAATADVRGAIGFSSFGVLVYYGIANAAAWTLGPRARVLAGVGLAGCGALAFALPWTSVAAGAGVLAAGVVAYAVREGRR